In one window of Phyllopteryx taeniolatus isolate TA_2022b chromosome 23, UOR_Ptae_1.2, whole genome shotgun sequence DNA:
- the mtm1 gene encoding myotubularin isoform X6 produces the protein MASPVSVYNSNVLDAHISSTSRESLKMELLADVTLLPGEERIIDKDIIYICPFSGAVKGKVLITNYRLYFKSCDADVAVTLDVPLGAISRVEKMGGVSSRGENSYGLDITCKDMRNLRFALKQEGHSRRDIFELLFKHAFPISHGLPLFAYVTQEKYEENGWSVYRPVEELRRQGLPNNKWRITFINKNYELCDTYPAVLAVPFKCKEEDLRRVSSFRSRGRIPVLSWIHRENRAAIARCSQPLVGMSGKRNKDDERYLDLIRDANDTAKLTIYDARPNVNAVANKATGGGYEGDEYHNAELVFLDIHNIHVMRESLKKLKDIVYPNVEESHWLSSLESTHWLEHIKLVLSGAIQVADKVSSGNSVVVHCSDGWDRTAQLTSLAMLMLDSHYRTLKGLQVLIEKEWISFGHKFTSRIGHGDKNHADQDRSPIFVQFMDCVWQMSKQFPTAFEFNERLLLTILEHLYSCRFGTFLYNCESAREQNALRQKTVSLWSLVNSKTELYLNPFYTPESGRVLYPVASMRHLELWVTYYIRWNPRIRQQSPVEQRYLELLALRDEYIKKLEELRLSDSSRLADDGPGGDTSSPSPASSPTRQQHYTHLQTPF, from the exons ATGGCCTCACCGGTCTCCGTCTACAACTCCAATGTCTTGGACGCGCACATCTCCAGC ACCTCCAGAGAGTCTCTGAAGATGGAGTTGTTGGCCGACGTCACGCTGCTGCCCGGGGAGGAGAGAATTATAG ACAAGGACATCATCTACATCTGCCCGTTCAGCGGCGCCGTCAAAGGCAAAGTGTTGATCACCAACTACAGACTCTACTTTAAGAGCTGTGATGCG GATGTGGCGGTGACACTGGATGTTCCTCTAGGCGCCATCAGTCGTGTGGAGAAAATGGGCGGGGTGTCAAGTCGAGGGGAAAACTCGTACGGCCTGGACATTACCTGCAAG gACATGAGAAACTTGAGGTTCGCCCTGAAGCAGGAGGGCCACAGCCGACGAGACATCTTCGAGCTGCTCTTCAAACACGCCTTCCCCATCTCGCACGGCCTG CCGCTGTTCGCGTACGTGACTCAGGAGAAGTACGAGGAGAACGGCTGGAGCGTCTACAGGCCTGTGGAGGAGCTCAGACGGCAG GGCTTACCCAACAACAAGTGGCGCATTACTTTCATCAACAAGAACTACGAGCTGTGCGACACGTACCCCGCCGTGCTGGCCGTGCCCTTCAAATGCAAAGAGGAGGACCTGAGGAGAGTGTCTTCCTTCAGGTCCCGCGGCCGCATCCCC GTCCTGTCCTGGATCCACCGGGAGAACCGGGCGGCGATCGCGCGCTGCAGCCAGCCGCTGGTGGGCATGTCGGGTAAACGGAACAAGGACGACGAGCGCTACCTGGACCTGATCAGGGACGCCAACGACACGGCCAAACTGACCATTTATGACGCTCGCCCCAACGTCAACGCCGTGGCCAACAAG GCCACGGGAGGCGGCTACGAGGGCGACGAGTACCACAACGCCGAGCTGGTCTTCCTGGACATCCACAACATCCACGTCATGCGGGAGTCCCTGAAGAAGCTCAAAGACATCGTGTACCCCAATGTGGAGGAATCCCACTGGCTGTCCAGTTTGGAGTCCACACACTGGCTAGAACACATCAAG cTTGTGTTGTCAGGAGCCATCCAAGTGGCAGACAAAGTTTCCAGCGGCAACTCTGTGGTGGTCCACTGCAGCGATGGCTGGGACAGGACTGCTCAGCTGACGTCTCTGGCCATGCTCATGCTGGACAGCCACTACCGCACGCTCAAAGGACTGCAG GTGCTCATCGAGAAGGAGTGGATCAGCTTTGGACACAAGTTTACTTCT AGGATAGGTCACGGTGACAAGAACCATGCCGATCAAGACCGATCGCCCATCTTTGTCCAGTTCATGGACTGCGTCTGGCAGATGAGCAAGCAG TTCCCCACCGCCTTCGAGTTCAACGAGCGCCTCCTGCTGACCATCCTGGAGCACCTGTACAGCTGCCGCTTCGGGACTTTCCTCTACAACTGCGAGAGCGCGCGAGAGCAAAAC GCCCTGCGGCAGAAGACGGTGTCCCTGTGGTCTTTGGTCAACAGTAAGACGGAGCTTTATTTGAACCCTTTCTACACGCCCGAGTCGGGCAGGGTCCTTTACCCGGTGGCCAGCATGCGCCACCTCGAGCTCTGGGTCACCTACTACATACGCTGGAACCCGCGCATCCGACAGCAG AGCCCGGTGGAGCAGCGTTACCTGGAGCTGTTGGCGCTCCGAGACGAGTACATCAAGAAGCTGGAGGAGCTGCGGCTGTCCGACTCGTCTCGTCTGGCCGACGACGGCCCCGGCGGCGACACGTCGTCCCCGTCCCCTGCGTCGTCCCCCACGCGGCAGCAGCACTACACGCATCTACAGACGCCCTTCTGA
- the mtm1 gene encoding myotubularin isoform X2, which yields MASPVSVYNSNVLDAHISSTSRESLKMELLADVTLLPGEERIIDKDIIYICPFSGAVKGKVLITNYRLYFKSCDADVAVTLDVPLGAISRVEKMGGVSSRGENSYGLDITCKDMRNLRFALKQEGHSRRDIFELLFKHAFPISHGLPLFAYVTQEKYEENGWSVYRPVEELRRQGLPNNKWRITFINKNYELCDTYPAVLAVPFKCKEEDLRRVSSFRSRGRIPVLSWIHRENRAAIARCSQPLVGMSGKRNKDDERYLDLIRDANDTAKLTIYDARPNVNAVANKATGGGYEGDEYHNAELVFLDIHNIHVMRESLKKLKDIVYPNVEESHWLSSLESTHWLEHIKLVLSGAIQVADKVSSGNSVVVHCSDGWDRTAQLTSLAMLMLDSHYRTLKGLQVLIEKEWISFGHKFTSVRNFTCVRPECRSGCLLGFAKNTAVCVCVCACARACVCLIVLVRVQRIGHGDKNHADQDRSPIFVQFMDCVWQMSKQFPTAFEFNERLLLTILEHLYSCRFGTFLYNCESAREQNALRQKTVSLWSLVNSKTELYLNPFYTPESGRVLYPVASMRHLELWVTYYIRWNPRIRQQSPVEQRYLELLALRDEYIKKLEELRLSDSSRLADDGPGGDTSSPSPASSPTRQQHYTHLQTPF from the exons ATGGCCTCACCGGTCTCCGTCTACAACTCCAATGTCTTGGACGCGCACATCTCCAGC ACCTCCAGAGAGTCTCTGAAGATGGAGTTGTTGGCCGACGTCACGCTGCTGCCCGGGGAGGAGAGAATTATAG ACAAGGACATCATCTACATCTGCCCGTTCAGCGGCGCCGTCAAAGGCAAAGTGTTGATCACCAACTACAGACTCTACTTTAAGAGCTGTGATGCG GATGTGGCGGTGACACTGGATGTTCCTCTAGGCGCCATCAGTCGTGTGGAGAAAATGGGCGGGGTGTCAAGTCGAGGGGAAAACTCGTACGGCCTGGACATTACCTGCAAG gACATGAGAAACTTGAGGTTCGCCCTGAAGCAGGAGGGCCACAGCCGACGAGACATCTTCGAGCTGCTCTTCAAACACGCCTTCCCCATCTCGCACGGCCTG CCGCTGTTCGCGTACGTGACTCAGGAGAAGTACGAGGAGAACGGCTGGAGCGTCTACAGGCCTGTGGAGGAGCTCAGACGGCAG GGCTTACCCAACAACAAGTGGCGCATTACTTTCATCAACAAGAACTACGAGCTGTGCGACACGTACCCCGCCGTGCTGGCCGTGCCCTTCAAATGCAAAGAGGAGGACCTGAGGAGAGTGTCTTCCTTCAGGTCCCGCGGCCGCATCCCC GTCCTGTCCTGGATCCACCGGGAGAACCGGGCGGCGATCGCGCGCTGCAGCCAGCCGCTGGTGGGCATGTCGGGTAAACGGAACAAGGACGACGAGCGCTACCTGGACCTGATCAGGGACGCCAACGACACGGCCAAACTGACCATTTATGACGCTCGCCCCAACGTCAACGCCGTGGCCAACAAG GCCACGGGAGGCGGCTACGAGGGCGACGAGTACCACAACGCCGAGCTGGTCTTCCTGGACATCCACAACATCCACGTCATGCGGGAGTCCCTGAAGAAGCTCAAAGACATCGTGTACCCCAATGTGGAGGAATCCCACTGGCTGTCCAGTTTGGAGTCCACACACTGGCTAGAACACATCAAG cTTGTGTTGTCAGGAGCCATCCAAGTGGCAGACAAAGTTTCCAGCGGCAACTCTGTGGTGGTCCACTGCAGCGATGGCTGGGACAGGACTGCTCAGCTGACGTCTCTGGCCATGCTCATGCTGGACAGCCACTACCGCACGCTCAAAGGACTGCAG GTGCTCATCGAGAAGGAGTGGATCAGCTTTGGACACAAGTTTACTTCTGTAAGGAACTTTACATGCGTCCGTCCCGAGTGCCGCAGTGGATGTTTACTTGGCTTCGCAAAAAacacagctgtgtgtgtgtgtgtgtgtgcgtgtgcgcgcgcgtgcgtgtgtttaaTCGTTCTCGTGCGTGTGCAGAGGATAGGTCACGGTGACAAGAACCATGCCGATCAAGACCGATCGCCCATCTTTGTCCAGTTCATGGACTGCGTCTGGCAGATGAGCAAGCAG TTCCCCACCGCCTTCGAGTTCAACGAGCGCCTCCTGCTGACCATCCTGGAGCACCTGTACAGCTGCCGCTTCGGGACTTTCCTCTACAACTGCGAGAGCGCGCGAGAGCAAAAC GCCCTGCGGCAGAAGACGGTGTCCCTGTGGTCTTTGGTCAACAGTAAGACGGAGCTTTATTTGAACCCTTTCTACACGCCCGAGTCGGGCAGGGTCCTTTACCCGGTGGCCAGCATGCGCCACCTCGAGCTCTGGGTCACCTACTACATACGCTGGAACCCGCGCATCCGACAGCAG AGCCCGGTGGAGCAGCGTTACCTGGAGCTGTTGGCGCTCCGAGACGAGTACATCAAGAAGCTGGAGGAGCTGCGGCTGTCCGACTCGTCTCGTCTGGCCGACGACGGCCCCGGCGGCGACACGTCGTCCCCGTCCCCTGCGTCGTCCCCCACGCGGCAGCAGCACTACACGCATCTACAGACGCCCTTCTGA
- the mtm1 gene encoding myotubularin isoform X1, producing the protein MASPVSVYNSNVLDAHISSTSRESLKMELLADVTLLPGEERIIDKDIIYICPFSGAVKGKVLITNYRLYFKSCDADVAVTLDVPLGAISRVEKMGGVSSRGENSYGLDITCKDMRNLRFALKQEGHSRRDIFELLFKHAFPISHGLPLFAYVTQEKYEENGWSVYRPVEELRRQGLPNNKWRITFINKNYELCDTYPAVLAVPFKCKEEDLRRVSSFRSRGRIPVLSWIHRENRAAIARCSQPLVGMSGKRNKDDERYLDLIRDANDTAKLTIYDARPNVNAVANKATGGGYEGDEYHNAELVFLDIHNIHVMRESLKKLKDIVYPNVEESHWLSSLESTHWLEHIKLVLSGAIQVADKVSSGNSVVVHCSDGWDRTAQLTSLAMLMLDSHYRTLKGLQVLIEKEWISFGHKFTSVRNFTCVRPECRSGCLLGFAKNTAVCVCVCACARACVCLIVLVRVQRIGHGDKNHADQDRSPIFVQFMDCVWQMSKQFPTAFEFNERLLLTILEHLYSCRFGTFLYNCESAREQNALRQKTVSLWSLVNSKTELYLNPFYTPESGRVLYPVASMRHLELWVTYYIRWNPRIRQQQSPVEQRYLELLALRDEYIKKLEELRLSDSSRLADDGPGGDTSSPSPASSPTRQQHYTHLQTPF; encoded by the exons ATGGCCTCACCGGTCTCCGTCTACAACTCCAATGTCTTGGACGCGCACATCTCCAGC ACCTCCAGAGAGTCTCTGAAGATGGAGTTGTTGGCCGACGTCACGCTGCTGCCCGGGGAGGAGAGAATTATAG ACAAGGACATCATCTACATCTGCCCGTTCAGCGGCGCCGTCAAAGGCAAAGTGTTGATCACCAACTACAGACTCTACTTTAAGAGCTGTGATGCG GATGTGGCGGTGACACTGGATGTTCCTCTAGGCGCCATCAGTCGTGTGGAGAAAATGGGCGGGGTGTCAAGTCGAGGGGAAAACTCGTACGGCCTGGACATTACCTGCAAG gACATGAGAAACTTGAGGTTCGCCCTGAAGCAGGAGGGCCACAGCCGACGAGACATCTTCGAGCTGCTCTTCAAACACGCCTTCCCCATCTCGCACGGCCTG CCGCTGTTCGCGTACGTGACTCAGGAGAAGTACGAGGAGAACGGCTGGAGCGTCTACAGGCCTGTGGAGGAGCTCAGACGGCAG GGCTTACCCAACAACAAGTGGCGCATTACTTTCATCAACAAGAACTACGAGCTGTGCGACACGTACCCCGCCGTGCTGGCCGTGCCCTTCAAATGCAAAGAGGAGGACCTGAGGAGAGTGTCTTCCTTCAGGTCCCGCGGCCGCATCCCC GTCCTGTCCTGGATCCACCGGGAGAACCGGGCGGCGATCGCGCGCTGCAGCCAGCCGCTGGTGGGCATGTCGGGTAAACGGAACAAGGACGACGAGCGCTACCTGGACCTGATCAGGGACGCCAACGACACGGCCAAACTGACCATTTATGACGCTCGCCCCAACGTCAACGCCGTGGCCAACAAG GCCACGGGAGGCGGCTACGAGGGCGACGAGTACCACAACGCCGAGCTGGTCTTCCTGGACATCCACAACATCCACGTCATGCGGGAGTCCCTGAAGAAGCTCAAAGACATCGTGTACCCCAATGTGGAGGAATCCCACTGGCTGTCCAGTTTGGAGTCCACACACTGGCTAGAACACATCAAG cTTGTGTTGTCAGGAGCCATCCAAGTGGCAGACAAAGTTTCCAGCGGCAACTCTGTGGTGGTCCACTGCAGCGATGGCTGGGACAGGACTGCTCAGCTGACGTCTCTGGCCATGCTCATGCTGGACAGCCACTACCGCACGCTCAAAGGACTGCAG GTGCTCATCGAGAAGGAGTGGATCAGCTTTGGACACAAGTTTACTTCTGTAAGGAACTTTACATGCGTCCGTCCCGAGTGCCGCAGTGGATGTTTACTTGGCTTCGCAAAAAacacagctgtgtgtgtgtgtgtgtgtgcgtgtgcgcgcgcgtgcgtgtgtttaaTCGTTCTCGTGCGTGTGCAGAGGATAGGTCACGGTGACAAGAACCATGCCGATCAAGACCGATCGCCCATCTTTGTCCAGTTCATGGACTGCGTCTGGCAGATGAGCAAGCAG TTCCCCACCGCCTTCGAGTTCAACGAGCGCCTCCTGCTGACCATCCTGGAGCACCTGTACAGCTGCCGCTTCGGGACTTTCCTCTACAACTGCGAGAGCGCGCGAGAGCAAAAC GCCCTGCGGCAGAAGACGGTGTCCCTGTGGTCTTTGGTCAACAGTAAGACGGAGCTTTATTTGAACCCTTTCTACACGCCCGAGTCGGGCAGGGTCCTTTACCCGGTGGCCAGCATGCGCCACCTCGAGCTCTGGGTCACCTACTACATACGCTGGAACCCGCGCATCCGACAGCAG CAGAGCCCGGTGGAGCAGCGTTACCTGGAGCTGTTGGCGCTCCGAGACGAGTACATCAAGAAGCTGGAGGAGCTGCGGCTGTCCGACTCGTCTCGTCTGGCCGACGACGGCCCCGGCGGCGACACGTCGTCCCCGTCCCCTGCGTCGTCCCCCACGCGGCAGCAGCACTACACGCATCTACAGACGCCCTTCTGA
- the mtm1 gene encoding myotubularin isoform X5: MASPVSVYNSNVLDAHISSTSRESLKMELLADVTLLPGEERIIDKDIIYICPFSGAVKGKVLITNYRLYFKSCDADVAVTLDVPLGAISRVEKMGGVSSRGENSYGLDITCKDMRNLRFALKQEGHSRRDIFELLFKHAFPISHGLPLFAYVTQEKYEENGWSVYRPVEELRRQGLPNNKWRITFINKNYELCDTYPAVLAVPFKCKEEDLRRVSSFRSRGRIPVLSWIHRENRAAIARCSQPLVGMSGKRNKDDERYLDLIRDANDTAKLTIYDARPNVNAVANKATGGGYEGDEYHNAELVFLDIHNIHVMRESLKKLKDIVYPNVEESHWLSSLESTHWLEHIKLVLSGAIQVADKVSSGNSVVVHCSDGWDRTAQLTSLAMLMLDSHYRTLKGLQVLIEKEWISFGHKFTSRIGHGDKNHADQDRSPIFVQFMDCVWQMSKQFPTAFEFNERLLLTILEHLYSCRFGTFLYNCESAREQNALRQKTVSLWSLVNSKTELYLNPFYTPESGRVLYPVASMRHLELWVTYYIRWNPRIRQQQSPVEQRYLELLALRDEYIKKLEELRLSDSSRLADDGPGGDTSSPSPASSPTRQQHYTHLQTPF, translated from the exons ATGGCCTCACCGGTCTCCGTCTACAACTCCAATGTCTTGGACGCGCACATCTCCAGC ACCTCCAGAGAGTCTCTGAAGATGGAGTTGTTGGCCGACGTCACGCTGCTGCCCGGGGAGGAGAGAATTATAG ACAAGGACATCATCTACATCTGCCCGTTCAGCGGCGCCGTCAAAGGCAAAGTGTTGATCACCAACTACAGACTCTACTTTAAGAGCTGTGATGCG GATGTGGCGGTGACACTGGATGTTCCTCTAGGCGCCATCAGTCGTGTGGAGAAAATGGGCGGGGTGTCAAGTCGAGGGGAAAACTCGTACGGCCTGGACATTACCTGCAAG gACATGAGAAACTTGAGGTTCGCCCTGAAGCAGGAGGGCCACAGCCGACGAGACATCTTCGAGCTGCTCTTCAAACACGCCTTCCCCATCTCGCACGGCCTG CCGCTGTTCGCGTACGTGACTCAGGAGAAGTACGAGGAGAACGGCTGGAGCGTCTACAGGCCTGTGGAGGAGCTCAGACGGCAG GGCTTACCCAACAACAAGTGGCGCATTACTTTCATCAACAAGAACTACGAGCTGTGCGACACGTACCCCGCCGTGCTGGCCGTGCCCTTCAAATGCAAAGAGGAGGACCTGAGGAGAGTGTCTTCCTTCAGGTCCCGCGGCCGCATCCCC GTCCTGTCCTGGATCCACCGGGAGAACCGGGCGGCGATCGCGCGCTGCAGCCAGCCGCTGGTGGGCATGTCGGGTAAACGGAACAAGGACGACGAGCGCTACCTGGACCTGATCAGGGACGCCAACGACACGGCCAAACTGACCATTTATGACGCTCGCCCCAACGTCAACGCCGTGGCCAACAAG GCCACGGGAGGCGGCTACGAGGGCGACGAGTACCACAACGCCGAGCTGGTCTTCCTGGACATCCACAACATCCACGTCATGCGGGAGTCCCTGAAGAAGCTCAAAGACATCGTGTACCCCAATGTGGAGGAATCCCACTGGCTGTCCAGTTTGGAGTCCACACACTGGCTAGAACACATCAAG cTTGTGTTGTCAGGAGCCATCCAAGTGGCAGACAAAGTTTCCAGCGGCAACTCTGTGGTGGTCCACTGCAGCGATGGCTGGGACAGGACTGCTCAGCTGACGTCTCTGGCCATGCTCATGCTGGACAGCCACTACCGCACGCTCAAAGGACTGCAG GTGCTCATCGAGAAGGAGTGGATCAGCTTTGGACACAAGTTTACTTCT AGGATAGGTCACGGTGACAAGAACCATGCCGATCAAGACCGATCGCCCATCTTTGTCCAGTTCATGGACTGCGTCTGGCAGATGAGCAAGCAG TTCCCCACCGCCTTCGAGTTCAACGAGCGCCTCCTGCTGACCATCCTGGAGCACCTGTACAGCTGCCGCTTCGGGACTTTCCTCTACAACTGCGAGAGCGCGCGAGAGCAAAAC GCCCTGCGGCAGAAGACGGTGTCCCTGTGGTCTTTGGTCAACAGTAAGACGGAGCTTTATTTGAACCCTTTCTACACGCCCGAGTCGGGCAGGGTCCTTTACCCGGTGGCCAGCATGCGCCACCTCGAGCTCTGGGTCACCTACTACATACGCTGGAACCCGCGCATCCGACAGCAG CAGAGCCCGGTGGAGCAGCGTTACCTGGAGCTGTTGGCGCTCCGAGACGAGTACATCAAGAAGCTGGAGGAGCTGCGGCTGTCCGACTCGTCTCGTCTGGCCGACGACGGCCCCGGCGGCGACACGTCGTCCCCGTCCCCTGCGTCGTCCCCCACGCGGCAGCAGCACTACACGCATCTACAGACGCCCTTCTGA
- the mtm1 gene encoding myotubularin isoform X3 — MASPVSVYNSNVLDAHISSTSRESLKMELLADVTLLPGEERIIDKDIIYICPFSGAVKGKVLITNYRLYFKSCDADVAVTLDVPLGAISRVEKMGGVSSRGENSYGLDITCKDMRNLRFALKQEGHSRRDIFELLFKHAFPISHGLPLFAYVTQEKYEENGWSVYRPVEELRRQNYELCDTYPAVLAVPFKCKEEDLRRVSSFRSRGRIPVLSWIHRENRAAIARCSQPLVGMSGKRNKDDERYLDLIRDANDTAKLTIYDARPNVNAVANKATGGGYEGDEYHNAELVFLDIHNIHVMRESLKKLKDIVYPNVEESHWLSSLESTHWLEHIKLVLSGAIQVADKVSSGNSVVVHCSDGWDRTAQLTSLAMLMLDSHYRTLKGLQVLIEKEWISFGHKFTSVRNFTCVRPECRSGCLLGFAKNTAVCVCVCACARACVCLIVLVRVQRIGHGDKNHADQDRSPIFVQFMDCVWQMSKQFPTAFEFNERLLLTILEHLYSCRFGTFLYNCESAREQNALRQKTVSLWSLVNSKTELYLNPFYTPESGRVLYPVASMRHLELWVTYYIRWNPRIRQQQSPVEQRYLELLALRDEYIKKLEELRLSDSSRLADDGPGGDTSSPSPASSPTRQQHYTHLQTPF; from the exons ATGGCCTCACCGGTCTCCGTCTACAACTCCAATGTCTTGGACGCGCACATCTCCAGC ACCTCCAGAGAGTCTCTGAAGATGGAGTTGTTGGCCGACGTCACGCTGCTGCCCGGGGAGGAGAGAATTATAG ACAAGGACATCATCTACATCTGCCCGTTCAGCGGCGCCGTCAAAGGCAAAGTGTTGATCACCAACTACAGACTCTACTTTAAGAGCTGTGATGCG GATGTGGCGGTGACACTGGATGTTCCTCTAGGCGCCATCAGTCGTGTGGAGAAAATGGGCGGGGTGTCAAGTCGAGGGGAAAACTCGTACGGCCTGGACATTACCTGCAAG gACATGAGAAACTTGAGGTTCGCCCTGAAGCAGGAGGGCCACAGCCGACGAGACATCTTCGAGCTGCTCTTCAAACACGCCTTCCCCATCTCGCACGGCCTG CCGCTGTTCGCGTACGTGACTCAGGAGAAGTACGAGGAGAACGGCTGGAGCGTCTACAGGCCTGTGGAGGAGCTCAGACGGCAG AACTACGAGCTGTGCGACACGTACCCCGCCGTGCTGGCCGTGCCCTTCAAATGCAAAGAGGAGGACCTGAGGAGAGTGTCTTCCTTCAGGTCCCGCGGCCGCATCCCC GTCCTGTCCTGGATCCACCGGGAGAACCGGGCGGCGATCGCGCGCTGCAGCCAGCCGCTGGTGGGCATGTCGGGTAAACGGAACAAGGACGACGAGCGCTACCTGGACCTGATCAGGGACGCCAACGACACGGCCAAACTGACCATTTATGACGCTCGCCCCAACGTCAACGCCGTGGCCAACAAG GCCACGGGAGGCGGCTACGAGGGCGACGAGTACCACAACGCCGAGCTGGTCTTCCTGGACATCCACAACATCCACGTCATGCGGGAGTCCCTGAAGAAGCTCAAAGACATCGTGTACCCCAATGTGGAGGAATCCCACTGGCTGTCCAGTTTGGAGTCCACACACTGGCTAGAACACATCAAG cTTGTGTTGTCAGGAGCCATCCAAGTGGCAGACAAAGTTTCCAGCGGCAACTCTGTGGTGGTCCACTGCAGCGATGGCTGGGACAGGACTGCTCAGCTGACGTCTCTGGCCATGCTCATGCTGGACAGCCACTACCGCACGCTCAAAGGACTGCAG GTGCTCATCGAGAAGGAGTGGATCAGCTTTGGACACAAGTTTACTTCTGTAAGGAACTTTACATGCGTCCGTCCCGAGTGCCGCAGTGGATGTTTACTTGGCTTCGCAAAAAacacagctgtgtgtgtgtgtgtgtgtgcgtgtgcgcgcgcgtgcgtgtgtttaaTCGTTCTCGTGCGTGTGCAGAGGATAGGTCACGGTGACAAGAACCATGCCGATCAAGACCGATCGCCCATCTTTGTCCAGTTCATGGACTGCGTCTGGCAGATGAGCAAGCAG TTCCCCACCGCCTTCGAGTTCAACGAGCGCCTCCTGCTGACCATCCTGGAGCACCTGTACAGCTGCCGCTTCGGGACTTTCCTCTACAACTGCGAGAGCGCGCGAGAGCAAAAC GCCCTGCGGCAGAAGACGGTGTCCCTGTGGTCTTTGGTCAACAGTAAGACGGAGCTTTATTTGAACCCTTTCTACACGCCCGAGTCGGGCAGGGTCCTTTACCCGGTGGCCAGCATGCGCCACCTCGAGCTCTGGGTCACCTACTACATACGCTGGAACCCGCGCATCCGACAGCAG CAGAGCCCGGTGGAGCAGCGTTACCTGGAGCTGTTGGCGCTCCGAGACGAGTACATCAAGAAGCTGGAGGAGCTGCGGCTGTCCGACTCGTCTCGTCTGGCCGACGACGGCCCCGGCGGCGACACGTCGTCCCCGTCCCCTGCGTCGTCCCCCACGCGGCAGCAGCACTACACGCATCTACAGACGCCCTTCTGA